From a single Miscanthus floridulus cultivar M001 chromosome 8, ASM1932011v1, whole genome shotgun sequence genomic region:
- the LOC136473058 gene encoding uncharacterized protein, with protein MRASLSDQSNPNLVLKKGPSTPPPPPATKGIAAMPPVVPRSDRIVRRTAMVGAATAAYLLLTADYGPSYPNPIRNAMESLSLFSKSDRDRDSVQRAAEQDTSNMKPDGTLIKSSSASPTRN; from the exons ATGCGGGCCTCACTGAGTGATCAAAGCAATCCGAATCTCGTGCTTAAAAAGGGCCcaagcacgccgccgccgcctccagcgACCAAAGGCATTGCAGCGATGCCGCCGGTGGTCCCGAGATCCGACAGGATAGTTCGCCGGACGGCGATGGTCGGCGCAGCCACCGCCGCCTACTTGCTCCTCACCGCCGACTACGGCCCCAGCTACCCCAACCCT ATAAGGAATGCCATGGAATCGTTGTCTCTGTTCTCCAAATCAGACAGAGACAGGGATAGTGTTCAACGGGCTGCTGAACAAGATACAAGTAACATGAAGCCAGATGGTACATTAATCAAAAGTAGCAGTGCATCGCCTACTAGGAATTAA